The stretch of DNA GGAGACGGCCGACATGGCGGCGCTGGTCCGAGACAAATACGGCGCCGAGGAGTGGACGCGGGCCGGCCGCGTCGTCGTGCATGCCCCGCGGCCCGAGGTGAGGGGAGCCACCCGGTGACCGACGCGCCCCGCGAGTATCCCGACGCGCCGCGCGCGGGCGTGGGCGCAGTGGTGCTCGAGGGTGACTGCGTGCTGCTCGTCCAGCGTGGCCGCCCACCGTCCCAGGGCAAGTGGAGCCTGCCCGGCGGGCTCGTGCACCTGGGCGAACGGCTCGAGGACGCGGTGCGCCGCGAGGTCGAGGAGGAGTGCGGCCTCGCCGTCCGCGTCCTGGACGTCTGCGGCGTCATCGACCGGATCGTCCGGGATCCCGCGCCGGGCGACGGCGGCGGCCGCGTCCGGTACCACTGGGTCATCGTGGACTACCTGGCCGCGCCCGAGGGCGGCGTGCTCCAGGCGGCGAGCGACGCCGCCGAAGCGCGCTGGGTGCGTCTGGATGATCTCTCGCGCTACGACACCACCGACGGCTTGGCCGACATGATTCACCGCGCCGCCGCCATGAGAAGGAGGTCTGCCCGATGAAAGTGTCCCTCGAGAGCCGACGCCCCGCCCAGAGCCGTGCCGATGTGGTCGTGCTCGGTCGCCACACCGACGGCGCGCCCGGCGAGGTCGCCGACGTCGATCAGCGGCTGGGCGGGCTCCTCTCCCGGGTCCTCGCCGCCGAGAAGTTCGAGGGCAAGCCGGGCCAGATCTCGTATTTCTTCACCAACGGCAAGCTGCCCGCCGCCCGCGTCATGGTGGTGGGGTTGGGGGCGCGGGCGAGCGCGGACGCGGAGACGGTACGGCGCGCCGCCTCGGCGACGGCGCGGCGCGCCCGTGACCTCGGGGCGAGCTCGGTGGCCATGTACTTGCCCGCTGCGGGCATCAGCGTGCGGGCGCGCGCCCAGGCCATCGTCGAGGGCGCGCGGCTCGGGACCTACCGCTTCGACAAGTACCTCAAGGAGAAGAACGGCAAAGTGCT from Candidatus Methylomirabilota bacterium encodes:
- a CDS encoding NUDIX hydrolase, with the protein product MTDAPREYPDAPRAGVGAVVLEGDCVLLVQRGRPPSQGKWSLPGGLVHLGERLEDAVRREVEEECGLAVRVLDVCGVIDRIVRDPAPGDGGGRVRYHWVIVDYLAAPEGGVLQAASDAAEARWVRLDDLSRYDTTDGLADMIHRAAAMRRRSAR
- a CDS encoding M17 family peptidase N-terminal domain-containing protein gives rise to the protein MKVSLESRRPAQSRADVVVLGRHTDGAPGEVADVDQRLGGLLSRVLAAEKFEGKPGQISYFFTNGKLPAARVMVVGLGARASADAETVRRAASATARRARDLGASSVAMYLPAAGISVRARAQAIVEGARLGTYRFDKYLKEKNGKVL